The DNA window aaaattagatttttttaaaaaagttattattattattacttatcTGAAAGATTTTGTACAAAATATTTTCACGTTTTGCACAAgtcttgaaaaaaaaactatgaTTTACAAATCAAACAAAACTCCATGGGCTATGAGGCATTGAAAGTAAAAGTTTTAATATGACTAgctacaaatattttttttaagcgTCTTGTTATGTTTTACTgcttgtttgaatttttgtgttATGTTGTATGGTTTAAATCTGATACACGAAGACTAATAACTTAAGACACAAAGAAATGAATAATATTATCTGTTATGTGAATCTatcatttataattatattagctCATGATGATATTATAAGTGTGTTGTATCTTTACTTAGTTTGCTTGAATGTATGGATTGATTGAACTTACTTATGTAGGAACTATCATATATccctataaaaagaaaatttagatAAAATCTACTAGGATAAATGAGGTTGAATTGGTATTTTCTTAGAAGACATAAATTTTGagaacaaaattatttttttaggggGTGAGAATGTAAGATCCCAACTTTTTGAATCAAGtcattttttaataactaattaattaattaaaatggtaatgatttaagatttgaatttaaaatttaaacatatgAAAACACTAGTAGTAGTAAATCTCTAACCGACAATAAACAACCTTTTTAAATATAGTCATAATTAATTCTACATTTATTAGATTTGAATGATATTTAGttatataaaaagataagaatgcTAGCTCTATTCCTTAAGTTtagtataaaatcaaattcaaattaaattaggtaTATAAATCGGTTACAAGTTCATAGTAGAAAATCGCGCTCTTATTAGTCAGCCTGATATACTAACAGTATTTCGAGAATATCTCAAGCTGTGGTTATTCGATTGACTTGGTTTAAGATTAGTTTTAAAGCTGATTCAATTCTCTATAAATTTGTGTCTAATAACTATTTCCAAATTCCAAATGTAGAAAATGTTATAGGGCTCACAAAGTGACGATTCAGATTGAAGATTTCACCTAAATGCCTCCTAACATAATCTGCACATACTTAAGAGCTATTTGATCCGTCCTTTCTCAGtctattccctttttctatACAAAACATTCTAGTATACACAAAGTCTAGCTATGAAATAAGTCTCTCGTCACTAACAAAATGCATCTATTTGCATCGGAATACCTATCGGAACTTTACTCGAGGTAGGGGTTTTTGTGCTAATTTTTATGTCATGTTTTAAATGTTTTTGAACATAAATGTTAGCTTTGCATGTCATGGTATAATGTCTATTTCCTTCAAACACATTATGCATTATAATAACAATCTTATGTGCATAAAAGAACTGAGGGAATGATCCTTTGGTAGGGGAAGgtgacccccaaagacaagataatcgagatgatccttcggtaagggaaggtgatcggcAAACTTTTGGGAatcttcggtaagggaaggagactcccatcaattttataataatatatcttCGATGCCATGACTTCCTTCTTGTATATGTCTAAATAACCTTGATTGTAAATTGAATTGAGggaatgatccttcggtaaaggaaggtgacccccaaagacaagatatcgatatgatccttcggtaagggaaggtgatcgacAAAACGTTTGGGATAAGAACCTTCGGTAGGGAAGGGGACTCCTACTTTTTATACCAGTTTGAGCTCGATACCTTCCATAAAAGCTACGAGAAAAAGTAATGAAAAGTAcaatgaaaagtgtgatcatgattgttcttttatccttttttaatttatgattatgtttattattgcATTTAAAGATCCTTTCTTTATCCAAAGTTCTTTTTTGTATGATGTATGATATTGTTTAAGATCTTTATCTTATTCAGATATATTCTATTTGACTTATCTATGGAAATGTTACTattcttctcttatttattatttattttgccttgCTTTATCGCCTATGAGAACATCATACCAAGGTTTAtgagtttatatttatatgcttTAATGCTATGGCATTTGTACGTATCACACATGTCATAACATAAGTAAATGAGAAGTATCTAAAAGTCACACCACTCCGACTAACAAGgacttttgaaaataataattgaatagCATTGCATTAtcactgtttttatttttaaaactcagAGTGGATGGAGATGGATACGAAGACACCATATAGATAAACTACTGAAAAACTTTTATTTCTCACCCCTCTCTCCGTACCATCTTCGTGAATGATGCAGTACAAAGCAATACACTGCTCAGTTGAGTTAGGGTGAAAAGACAAGTGCACTATTAAGAGTAAGCTATCGAGGACGTAGATATAAAACATTAAGCACCTACCTTAAGAAGGAAGAATATGCAATTGTTTTAGGCATAGTTAtacaaattaagaaaattaggattttctctgtgtcttgttttatttttattgagtgaTTGCAATTGTAACTATGATGTTTcttgttataattatttgatATGAGTAAAGCCTGTCATTGTTGTGCCTTCATAGTTTAGCACGTCCGTTTTTCATGTTAGTATTTCTAGATTCacttatatttttcaactaGAAACTATTCTAATAGAAACTAGTTATTcaagatttttatatataaattattttatataaatatttcatatttgttttaaaaacaaaatttcgCAAGGTTTTAAATATCAGCTactaaatataattcaaataaagcTTAACTCAGTTTAAAattattagggtgttacactttgCATAATATTAAGATTAAgatagttattattttttgccTTTCTTTCGTGTTTTTTCTCTTTACAGGTTTGTGATTTTGGTCTGTCACGGATGAAGCACCATACCTTTTTGTCATCAAAGTCTTGTGCAGGAATAGTAATCCTTCATAGATATGGGATCTTATATGGCTGTTGTTAaaccttaacaaaaataatgattAACATGCTAATGTATCTTTTTGCCTACAGCATGAGTGGATGGCACCAGAAGTCTTGAGAAATGAACCAGCCAATGAGAAATTAAGTCTGCTTCATTAGAGAAGGGgaataaaatgaaaatcaaTAATGTAATGGTTAAATTTTGTTTGCAGATAATTTTGACTATTACATAATCTAATGTTTTGATTTTCTTGGCTTATTTCCTTGCATATGAAACGTGACTTGGTGTATCTCTGGCTGCCACTACAGTCTATTTGGGTATGAAAAGCTTTCTTCTCTAAGGTGCCAGGAAAAGTGCATTTAGGATTTTCTGGTCAATTTGTGAATGTAAAACaacaaaagtaattaaaaataaaaagaaagcaaaggagGCTTGGCCAAGGGactaattatatatacaaaaatatatagaaatattTTATGCAACTATTTTATGTACGTCAGTTCTATGCATGAGTGCAAATAATATATcttcaataaataataattcagGGTTTACTTGGTAACTTGAATTGGCAAGTTGCAatatttgtttataaattatttctaCTTCTTATTCCATAGGTTTCCAATTACCCAAAAGAACTGGAGGAGATGAAACATGTAATAAAGCAGGAATTCATTGCATCACTGAGAAGGTTTGTCTGCATTGGCCTGTTAAATTTGAAACACTATATTATAACTATCAGAAAAGTTCTGCATACAAGTTattagggcttgtatgctttacaagttaATTAACGAATAAACCCCAAAAATGCGATGCAAGGCctacgttcttcttcttcttcctcttcctcttcttcttcctcttcctcttcttcttcttcttcttttctttcgtttcttgccttctctttcttcttcttcttcttcctgcacgttcttcttcctcttcctcttcttcttcttttctttcatttcttgccttctctttctccttcttctttttcttgctgcacgttgttcatcctcttcttcttcttcatttacgtgcttttctctctgttttctttatttgttattctcgatttccattattttttgacatcaagctctgaaatcatttttgaagaagaagaagcagcagaagatgagcaggaaaaagagaaagagttctgaaatatgcataaggtgtacttcaacgaatttcgggtgtatttcttaaatcctttaggtgtatttttgtaatcctttgggtgtatttctgtaattctttgggtgtatttctataatcatttgggtgaattcctgtaactgtttgggtgtatttctgtaatcctttgggtgtatttctgtaatcattggggtgtatttctgtaatcgtttggatgtatttctgaagttccattatcttcaaatttggcaagaaaattgttttcatggaggaagaagaaaaagagtcgTTCATAATGCATGGTGAGTAGCGCGCTTTGGAAACAAGAAGTTGTTGAATAGCGTGCGTTTTATTTACTCTTGAATGTGGAAGTGTGTAATGCGTTAATTAAGTGTAATGCGTGTGTTTTATTGGAtttgtaagacttgtaagccAAAAAAACTTGTATGTATAACAGGCCTCTATAACTATACTTATATGTGGGTACTGAAATACGTGGCTATCTTTTTTGCAGGAAAAGTAGTGGCTTTTCCAGGCGAGCTTCCATATATAGAGGTGTGACAAGTTATGAAATTTCAAATGACTCGACATCATCTTTCATTTGATATCATTGTAGAGAATAATACATGTACTCATATTTTCTCGTATACTGGTCCTATATCTTATACTTGTTTCCAATTAATCCTGCAGGCATCACCAACAAGGTAGGTGGCAAGTGAGAATTGGTTGTGTTGCTGGAAACAAAGATCTTTACTTGGGAACATTTGGTAAGTATTTCCCCTTCATTTTCCATTGTGTTCCTGTGTTAACAAAGATGATTATTCAAATTGCTGAGTTTCATATACCATATGCTGATCTTATGTTATCACTTAATCCTTTTCTTATTTA is part of the Arachis duranensis cultivar V14167 chromosome 1, aradu.V14167.gnm2.J7QH, whole genome shotgun sequence genome and encodes:
- the LOC110280544 gene encoding AP2-like ethylene-responsive transcription factor AIL6 translates to MAFVSNYPKELEEMKHVIKQEFIASLRRKSSGFSRRASIYRGVTRHHQQGRWQVRIGCVAGNKDLYLGTFATEEEVAEAYDIAAIKFRGANAVTNFEMSRYDVDAIMKSSVPVGGAAKRLKLSLESEQNLF